One part of the Cyanobacterium sp. T60_A2020_053 genome encodes these proteins:
- a CDS encoding glycosyltransferase, with the protein MSKKRDHLFLCLEVFLQEGGIQSYLQDVFHAYSKLNYHGEVWVLRDKFTPENHNSFAGLKFRCFAHQSPIIGRLNFTRALLQYLIFQRPSHVYCTHIKLANLTGLLCNTLQIPYTVLTYGKEVWKQVSTNERQALEEAQAIWTISNYSARLTALHNQLNADKFRLLPCVVDEEKFTIQPKPPQLLAKYQLTNQRVLLTVARLWATDIYKGVDVTIRALPQILAVFPDVVYLVVGRGNDQPRLAQLAKDLGVEKQVIFAGFIPNDELVAHYQVCDAYIMPSQEGFGIVYLEAMCCGKPVLSGDDDGSSDPLQNGRLGWQVPHRDVDAVAQACMEILQGHDVRCDGRFLRDETIKKFGQTILHQRLQALIMNYKL; encoded by the coding sequence ATGTCAAAAAAGAGAGATCATTTATTTTTATGCCTAGAAGTTTTTTTACAAGAAGGGGGAATACAGTCCTATTTACAGGATGTCTTTCATGCTTATAGCAAATTAAACTATCACGGGGAAGTATGGGTTTTAAGAGATAAATTTACACCAGAAAATCATAACTCTTTTGCTGGTTTAAAATTTCGTTGTTTTGCCCACCAATCCCCAATTATTGGACGCTTAAATTTTACAAGAGCGTTGTTACAATACTTAATTTTCCAGCGCCCTTCCCATGTGTATTGCACCCATATTAAATTAGCTAATCTCACTGGTTTACTATGCAATACTTTGCAGATTCCCTACACAGTTTTAACCTATGGTAAAGAAGTATGGAAACAAGTTAGTACAAATGAACGACAAGCCTTAGAAGAAGCCCAAGCCATTTGGACAATTAGCAATTACAGCGCCCGTCTCACCGCTTTACATAATCAACTTAATGCCGATAAATTTCGCCTTTTGCCCTGTGTAGTGGATGAGGAAAAATTTACCATACAACCCAAACCACCGCAATTATTAGCAAAATATCAATTAACTAATCAGCGAGTTTTATTAACCGTAGCGCGCTTGTGGGCTACTGATATTTACAAAGGTGTCGATGTCACCATTCGGGCGCTACCGCAGATTTTAGCAGTATTTCCCGATGTAGTATATTTGGTGGTGGGTAGAGGAAATGACCAACCCCGTTTAGCCCAACTGGCAAAGGATTTGGGGGTAGAAAAACAGGTGATTTTTGCAGGATTTATCCCCAATGATGAATTAGTGGCTCATTATCAAGTCTGTGATGCTTATATTATGCCCTCCCAAGAAGGTTTTGGCATTGTTTACTTAGAGGCAATGTGTTGCGGAAAGCCCGTTCTCAGTGGTGATGATGATGGTTCGTCAGACCCTTTACAGAATGGACGTTTGGGGTGGCAAGTTCCCCATCGTGATGTAGATGCTGTAGCACAAGCCTGTATGGAGATATTACAGGGTCATGATGTTAGGTGTGACGGGCGCTTTTTAAGGGATGAAACCATTAAAAAGTTTGGTCAAACTATCTTACATCAACGTTTACAAGCATTAATTATGAATTATAAATTATAG
- the gyrA gene encoding DNA gyrase subunit A, which produces MTIQERIVPTNLTSEMSNSYLEYAMSVIVGRALPDARDGLKPVHRRILYAMYELGLIPERPFRKCARVVGEVLGKYHPHGDTAVYDALVRMAQDFSMRDPLINGHGNFGSVDNDPPAAMRYTECRLQSLATNGLLRDIEAETVDWIDNFDGSQQEPVVLPARIPQLLLNGTTGIAVGMATNIPPHNLGELIDGTIAMIHNPDLTDVELMQYIPGPDFPTGGQILGRQGIKDAYTTGRGSITMRGVANIETVSARGRQDKEAIIVTELPYQTNKAALIEKIAELVNDKKIDGISDIRDESDRTGMRIVIELKRDAYAKVVLNNLYKQTGIQSNFGANMLALVGNEPQLLTLSKFLSVFLEFRVEAITRRTRYLLRKAEERDHILQGLLIALGNLDEVIRLIRGAADSATAKQQLVTDLSLSEFQADAILQMQLRRLTALEAEKIEAEHQDLMTQITDYQDILARRERINAIIEEELTEIRNIHATPRRTEIIQGDGDLVDIDLIANEQVAIILTQQGYLKKMLVNTFEAQNRATRGKAGAKMKDDDLVEHFLTGCEHDTILFFSDRGVVYALSAYQIPSSSRTARGVPIISQLPISASEKITSIVAVSEFTDNQYLVMLTKQGLIKKTALSAFAHIRSNGLIAIGLNDEDELRWVRLATAEDSVLIGSRRGMAIHFYADNNQLRPLGRTAKGVKSMKLRSGDQIISMDILPSQIVAQIQEAEENEVDDDNEEELSQDSAKDAPWALAVTSSGYGKRVPVSQFRLQRRAGLGLKAIRFRKSNEELAALHIVNGDDEFMIITTRGIIIRCDVNAVSLQSRNASGVKVQKLDGDDAIAGIALVPPMVEDEEEGAEN; this is translated from the coding sequence ATGACCATTCAAGAACGTATTGTCCCTACAAATCTAACCAGTGAAATGTCCAACTCTTATTTAGAGTATGCCATGAGTGTCATCGTGGGACGGGCGCTACCAGATGCTAGGGACGGTTTAAAACCAGTGCATCGCCGTATTCTCTACGCCATGTATGAACTAGGACTCATCCCAGAGCGCCCTTTCCGTAAATGTGCGAGGGTAGTAGGGGAAGTATTAGGTAAATACCACCCCCACGGTGATACGGCGGTATATGATGCGCTGGTGAGAATGGCTCAAGATTTTTCCATGCGTGACCCTCTAATCAATGGTCATGGCAACTTCGGTAGTGTGGATAACGATCCGCCGGCAGCCATGCGTTATACTGAATGTCGTTTGCAATCCCTCGCTACCAACGGCTTATTACGAGACATTGAAGCGGAAACAGTGGATTGGATTGATAACTTTGACGGATCGCAACAAGAACCCGTTGTATTACCAGCGCGCATCCCTCAGTTACTATTAAATGGGACTACCGGCATCGCTGTGGGTATGGCTACCAATATTCCTCCCCACAATTTAGGGGAATTGATCGATGGCACTATCGCCATGATTCATAACCCAGATTTGACCGATGTGGAATTGATGCAATACATCCCCGGTCCTGATTTTCCCACTGGAGGGCAAATTCTCGGACGACAAGGTATTAAAGATGCCTATACAACCGGGCGCGGTTCCATCACTATGCGTGGTGTAGCTAATATTGAAACAGTATCAGCGAGAGGGCGACAAGACAAAGAAGCGATTATCGTCACCGAGTTACCCTATCAAACCAATAAGGCCGCCCTCATTGAAAAAATTGCCGAGTTGGTTAATGATAAAAAAATTGACGGTATTTCCGATATTCGAGATGAAAGCGATCGCACCGGGATGCGTATTGTCATTGAATTGAAACGGGATGCTTACGCCAAAGTAGTTTTAAATAACCTCTACAAACAAACAGGCATTCAAAGTAATTTTGGGGCAAATATGTTGGCATTGGTGGGCAATGAGCCTCAATTACTCACTTTAAGCAAATTTTTATCAGTTTTCCTCGAATTTCGAGTGGAAGCCATCACCAGACGCACCCGTTATCTACTCAGAAAAGCAGAAGAAAGAGATCATATTTTACAAGGTCTTTTAATTGCTTTAGGAAATCTCGATGAAGTAATTAGACTGATTAGGGGCGCTGCGGATTCTGCTACGGCAAAACAGCAATTAGTGACAGATTTATCTTTATCTGAATTTCAAGCGGATGCAATTTTGCAAATGCAATTAAGAAGATTAACGGCTTTAGAAGCAGAAAAAATCGAAGCCGAGCATCAAGACTTGATGACCCAAATTACCGACTATCAAGACATTTTAGCCCGTCGGGAACGCATTAACGCCATTATCGAAGAGGAATTAACCGAAATTCGTAATATTCACGCTACCCCCAGACGCACGGAGATTATTCAAGGGGATGGTGATTTAGTTGATATTGATTTAATTGCCAATGAACAAGTAGCAATTATTTTAACTCAACAAGGTTATTTGAAAAAAATGCTCGTTAATACCTTTGAGGCTCAAAACCGCGCCACCAGAGGTAAAGCAGGGGCAAAAATGAAAGATGATGATCTCGTAGAACATTTTTTGACGGGATGTGAACATGATACCATTCTATTTTTTAGTGATCGTGGGGTAGTTTATGCCCTGAGCGCGTACCAAATCCCTTCAAGTTCTCGCACCGCAAGGGGTGTACCGATTATTTCTCAATTACCCATTTCTGCCTCAGAAAAAATTACTTCCATTGTGGCAGTGAGTGAATTTACCGATAATCAATACTTGGTAATGTTGACTAAGCAGGGTTTAATTAAGAAAACTGCCCTTTCTGCTTTTGCCCATATTCGCAGTAACGGTTTAATTGCCATTGGTTTAAATGATGAAGACGAATTGCGCTGGGTAAGGTTAGCGACGGCGGAAGATAGTGTTTTAATTGGTTCTCGGCGCGGTATGGCAATCCATTTCTATGCGGATAACAACCAACTAAGACCCCTTGGACGTACGGCAAAGGGTGTTAAATCCATGAAATTACGTTCAGGAGATCAGATTATTAGTATGGATATTCTTCCTTCTCAAATTGTAGCACAGATTCAGGAAGCTGAGGAAAATGAGGTAGATGATGATAACGAAGAAGAGTTAAGCCAAGATTCGGCGAAGGATGCTCCTTGGGCTTTGGCGGTAACTAGCAGTGGTTATGGTAAAAGAGTGCCAGTGTCTCAGTTTAGGCTACAGAGGCGCGCTGGGTTGGGTTTAAAAGCGATTCGTTTCCGTAAGTCTAATGAAGAATTAGCGGCGCTACACATTGTTAATGGTGATGATGAGTTCATGATTATTACCACCCGTGGTATCATCATTCGCTGTGATGTTAATGCGGTTTCTCTCCAATCTCGTAATGCTAGTGGGGTGAAGGTGCAGAAACTTGATGGTGATGATGCTATTGCTGGGATTGCCCTTGTGCCTCCAATGGTTGAGGATGAGGAGGAGGGCGCTGAAAATTGA
- a CDS encoding O-linked N-acetylglucosamine transferase, SPINDLY family protein, which produces MNNWDSAVTDFLTENNYSAVIKHYEEIIENNPDEVTNYWYLGLAYLLNEQEAEAQTTWFIPFSEADETEEELYTQQLTKILFDEGRALQSKDNNALAWGICQTLKDINPSSIHNQLLIVELSITLKIFELEFITESDILEVLSGDNPPEIDLDFLLEVLGEVLRVANKTSIDFARSCLIYTKADQKTLEKIKYCSQFMAMENLYHNYSIDLLKMALEYAPKYVEFYHALFHLYTPVNKYPEAIDIAQRLKAQSSELQDTILANSLLFTGYMMSGQWSKIVNIREQQGQIWQDFINDTPDLKNSTFKQAFLSYLMPSLYLEDSLNNYRTVCNNIAKIFYDFHKPPEENVFSYAQTKEIRPLKIGYIGHTFRRHSVGFLGRWLLHHSDPEKVENYVYLVQGHQDDVTKRWYQSSKIKEFYFGDRDINRIGHKINQDQIDILVDVDSITGNITDLILCRKPAPVQVTWLGLDASGLPSIDYFIADPYVLPDHAQKYYQEKIWRLPHTYLAVDGFEVGTPTLTREDLDIEQDAVVFMNLQNPAKLNPDILKCQLKIIEATPKGYLFTKIRKDERVLKDLVTEVAKENNISLDKLRFLKSDASVETHRANMGIADVVLDTFPYNGSTTTLEALWREIPVVTRVGESFAARNSYTYLVNAGITEGIAWSEEEYIHWGIRMGADEGLRRDISWKLKQSKRTSPLWNTRQFAQEMEGAYQQMWQIYLETSGT; this is translated from the coding sequence ATGAATAATTGGGATTCTGCCGTCACCGACTTTCTCACCGAAAATAATTACTCTGCTGTAATCAAACACTACGAAGAAATCATCGAAAATAACCCCGATGAGGTTACAAATTATTGGTATTTAGGTTTAGCATACCTATTAAATGAGCAAGAAGCGGAAGCGCAAACCACTTGGTTTATCCCTTTTAGTGAAGCTGACGAAACGGAAGAAGAATTATATACTCAGCAACTTACTAAGATTTTATTTGACGAGGGGAGGGCGCTACAAAGTAAAGATAATAACGCCCTTGCTTGGGGTATTTGTCAAACTCTTAAGGACATTAATCCCAGTAGTATTCATAATCAATTATTAATAGTTGAATTGTCAATTACTCTCAAAATATTTGAGCTTGAATTTATTACTGAATCTGATATTTTAGAGGTTTTAAGCGGTGATAATCCCCCAGAAATTGACTTAGATTTTTTATTAGAAGTTTTAGGGGAAGTATTACGAGTTGCTAATAAAACTAGCATTGATTTTGCCCGTAGTTGCTTAATTTACACTAAAGCAGATCAAAAAACTTTAGAAAAAATTAAATACTGTTCGCAATTTATGGCGATGGAAAATTTATACCATAATTACAGTATTGATTTATTGAAAATGGCGCTGGAATATGCTCCAAAATATGTTGAGTTTTATCATGCTTTATTTCACCTTTATACTCCCGTTAATAAATATCCAGAAGCCATTGATATTGCCCAAAGATTAAAAGCTCAATCATCAGAACTACAAGATACTATTTTAGCCAATAGTTTACTTTTTACAGGTTATATGATGTCAGGACAATGGTCAAAAATTGTTAACATTCGAGAGCAACAAGGACAAATTTGGCAAGATTTTATTAATGATACACCAGATTTAAAAAATAGCACTTTTAAACAAGCATTTTTATCTTACTTAATGCCTTCATTGTATTTAGAAGATAGCTTAAATAATTATCGCACGGTATGTAATAATATTGCGAAAATCTTTTATGATTTTCATAAACCCCCAGAAGAAAATGTTTTTTCCTATGCCCAAACAAAAGAAATCAGACCGTTAAAAATTGGTTATATTGGGCATACTTTTCGCCGTCATTCCGTGGGGTTTCTCGGGCGCTGGTTATTACATCATTCTGATCCTGAAAAAGTGGAAAATTATGTTTATTTAGTGCAAGGACATCAAGATGATGTTACCAAAAGATGGTATCAATCCAGCAAAATTAAAGAGTTTTATTTTGGAGATAGAGACATTAACAGAATTGGTCATAAAATTAATCAAGACCAAATTGATATTTTGGTGGATGTGGATAGTATTACGGGCAATATTACTGATTTGATTTTATGTCGTAAACCGGCGCCCGTCCAAGTGACATGGTTAGGGTTAGATGCTTCCGGATTACCCAGTATTGATTATTTTATCGCTGATCCCTACGTTTTACCAGACCATGCCCAAAAATATTATCAAGAAAAAATTTGGCGCTTACCCCATACCTATTTAGCCGTTGACGGTTTTGAAGTTGGCACTCCCACCCTCACAAGGGAAGATTTAGACATTGAACAAGACGCAGTAGTATTTATGAACTTACAAAATCCTGCTAAATTAAATCCTGATATTTTAAAATGTCAATTAAAAATCATTGAAGCAACCCCAAAAGGCTATTTATTTACTAAAATTAGAAAGGACGAAAGAGTGTTAAAGGATTTAGTTACAGAGGTAGCGAAGGAAAATAATATTTCCCTTGATAAATTACGCTTCCTTAAATCCGATGCTAGTGTAGAAACTCACCGTGCTAATATGGGTATTGCTGATGTAGTGCTTGATACTTTCCCGTACAATGGTTCAACGACAACCCTAGAGGCGTTATGGCGAGAAATTCCCGTAGTGACGAGGGTAGGGGAAAGTTTTGCGGCACGCAATAGTTATACTTATTTGGTGAATGCCGGTATCACGGAAGGTATAGCGTGGAGTGAGGAAGAATATATCCACTGGGGTATCAGGATGGGCGCTGATGAGGGTTTGCGCCGTGATATTAGTTGGAAGTTGAAACAATCCAAGCGCACGTCACCGTTATGGAATACTCGACAATTTGCGCAAGAGATGGAGGGCGCTTATCAACAAATGTGGCAAATTTATCTGGAGACATCAGGGACATAG
- a CDS encoding pentapeptide repeat-containing protein, translating to MKKILAVVGSIALSFSALHPVTAGNIEQVKQLIETNQCMGCDLKGADLSGAHLIGADLRNADLRGANLQGANLEGADLDGASLRNADLHEAFLTNATMNDVNLRGADLSYAILYDVQIDDAILDNINIESATIYNTKIGVGGEY from the coding sequence ATGAAAAAGATTTTAGCAGTAGTAGGTAGTATCGCCCTAAGTTTCAGCGCCCTTCACCCCGTCACAGCAGGAAATATAGAGCAAGTGAAGCAATTAATAGAAACTAATCAATGTATGGGCTGTGACTTAAAAGGAGCAGATTTAAGCGGTGCGCACCTCATCGGTGCAGATTTAAGAAATGCAGATTTACGAGGTGCTAATTTGCAAGGTGCTAACCTCGAAGGGGCAGATTTAGATGGTGCGAGTTTAAGAAATGCAGATTTACACGAGGCTTTCTTAACTAACGCCACCATGAATGATGTTAATTTGAGGGGCGCTGATTTGAGTTATGCCATTCTTTACGATGTGCAAATCGATGACGCAATTTTAGATAATATTAATATTGAATCGGCTACCATTTATAATACTAAAATTGGCGTTGGTGGAGAATACTAA
- a CDS encoding Crp/Fnr family transcriptional regulator codes for MLVSYPSKQHLNTRIQPGERKLHFYSKGEEIPLLTQGVWQVSRGFVQLMKMDSEGEETWLGWAHTDHFFGLWLTSLDNFQARAHGDVYLQWYSLKEIENSPEIAQLVLNQTISRLRQTEELVAIAGLRRVEDKLISLLKLLADHIGENVNSQKRLTVRFTHQNLASAIGTTRVTVTRLLGDLQKQGFISFDEGRHLMVKL; via the coding sequence ATGTTAGTTAGTTATCCTAGTAAACAGCATTTAAACACAAGAATCCAACCGGGTGAAAGAAAGTTGCATTTTTATAGTAAAGGAGAAGAAATCCCTCTTTTAACCCAAGGAGTTTGGCAGGTTAGTAGAGGTTTTGTACAGTTAATGAAAATGGATAGCGAAGGGGAGGAAACTTGGCTGGGGTGGGCACATACAGATCATTTTTTTGGGCTTTGGTTAACTTCTTTGGATAATTTTCAGGCAAGGGCTCACGGTGACGTTTATTTACAATGGTATAGTCTCAAAGAAATTGAAAATTCTCCCGAAATTGCTCAGTTAGTTTTAAATCAAACCATCTCTCGCCTTCGTCAAACGGAAGAGTTAGTGGCTATTGCTGGTTTAAGAAGAGTGGAAGATAAATTAATTTCTTTGCTAAAATTATTGGCTGATCATATTGGCGAAAATGTTAACTCTCAAAAACGTTTAACGGTGCGTTTTACCCATCAAAATCTTGCCAGCGCCATCGGCACTACTAGAGTCACTGTCACTCGTCTTTTAGGGGATTTGCAAAAACAGGGTTTTATCAGCTTCGATGAAGGGCGCCATCTCATGGTTAAACTATAG